DNA from Parageobacillus thermoglucosidasius:
GGAAAAAAGGAAAGTTTCTTCAAATGTTGAATATATGAGTAAAACGATTTGATCGTCCTTTATATATAAACGATCGCCGGTGATAAGCGAACGTTCTGTGATAAATTTTAACGTAGCTGTCAGTCGGTATAAATTCAGCTAAAGGAGGTGTCACTGCTTACTAAAATCTTAAATGCGAATAAACCGCAAATATGGATGTTAGCTGGATTGTTGATTTTGCTAAAGCGGTAAATATACGATTTTAGTAGGCAGGTACCAAGAAATGAGCAGCAATGAAATCGTCGTTAGTCTTGATATTGGCACATCCAGCGTCAAAGTCATAATCGGGGAAATGTTAAACGAGTCACTCAACATTATTGGAGTGGGAAATGTAAAATCGGAAGGGCTGAAGAAAGGGGCCATTGTTGATATAGATAAAACGGTGCAATCGATCAAAAGAGCGGTTGAGCAGGCAGAACGAATGGTCGGCTTAACGATCCGCCGAGTCATTGTCGGCGTGACTGGCAATCATGTGCAGCTTCAAGATTGCCACGGCATCGTCGCCGTTTCCAGCGAAAACCGGGAAATTACCGATGAAGATGTTGCGCGTGTCATGGACGCCGCGCAAGTTGTATCGATTCCTCCAGATCGGGAAATTATTGGCGTAATTCCGCGGCAGTTTATCGTTGATGGATTAGACGGGATTAATGATCCGCGGGGGATGCTCGGCGTCCGCCTCGAAATGGAAGGAACGATTATTACCGGTGCGAAAACGATTTTACATAACTTGCTTCGCTGCGTGGAAAGAGCCGGGCTGGAAATAAGCGATATTTGCTTACAGCCGCTAGCTGCTGGTTCCATTGCGCTGTCCGATGATGAAAAAAATTTAGGCGTGGCGCTAGTTGATATCGGCGGCGGTTCGACGACCGTTGCCATCTTTGAACAAGGTTTTTTGCAAGCAACTTCCGTTTTGCCCGTTGGAGGCGATCATATTACAAAAGACTTGTCGATCGGGCTCCGAACGTCGACGGAAGATGCGGAAAAAATAAAGCTGAAACATGGACACGCTTTTTATGATCTGGCTTCTGATGAAGAAGTATTTGATGTTCCGGTCATCGGCACTGATCAACATCAGCAGTTTAGCCAGCTGGAAATTGCCGATATTATTGAGGCGAGACTGGAAGAAATTTTTCAGATGGTTCAACAGGAAATCCGTAAGCTGGGATTTCGCGATTTGCCAGGCGGTTATGTGCTGACTGGCGGAGTAGCGAATATGCCCGGGATCTTGGAGTTAGCTCATGTCGTATTAGGAAGCAGTGTTCGCATCGCCATGCCTGATTATATAGGGGTGCGCGATCCGCAATATACGACAGGAGTCGGGCTGATAAAATTTGCCTACCGGCAAGCAGCGCTGCAAGGAAAATCAGTTCCTGTCGCTGCAGCGGTGATGGAGCCGATGGAAAAACGTCCGCAAAAACAACAACAACCGAAGCAAAAAAAGAAAGAAGCGACTTTTGGCAAAAAAGTGAAAAAGTTTTTCGGTTATTTCTTTGAATAGAGATTGAATTTGGGAGGATTTAGTCATGTTGGAGTTTGACACTACAGTTGATCAATTGGCTAAGATTAAGGTGATAGGAGTTGGCGGCGGCGGTAACAATGCCGTCAATCGGATGATTGAACATGGTGTGCAAGGTGTTGAGTTTATTGCGGTGAATACAGACGCGCAAGCGTTAAATTTATCGAAAGCACCAATAAAGCTGCAAATTGGCGCAAAATTAACGCGCGGCTTGGGAGCTGGCGCGAACCCGGAAGTGGGAAAAAAAGCGGCAGAAGAGAGCAAAGAGCAAATTGAAGAAGCGCTGAAAGGCGCGGATATGGTGTTCGTTACCGCGGGAATGGGCGGCGGAACAGGAACTGGCGCTGCTCCAGTGATTGCGCAAATCGCCCGTGAGTTAGGGGCATTGACGGTTGGTGTTGTGACTCGCCCATTTACGTTTGAAGGGAGAAAGCGGGCGACACAGGCGGCAAACGGAATCGCCGCTATGAAAGAAGCGGTCGATACATTGATTGTCATTCCAAACGACCGTTTATTAGAAATTGTCGACAAAAATACACCGATGCTCGAAGCGTTCCGCGAAGCGGATAACGTTCTGCGCCAAGGGGTGCAAGGCATCTCTGACTTAATCGCGGTGCCGGGGCTTATTAACTTGGACTTTGCCGATGTGAAAACCATTATGTCCAACAAAGGCTCTGCGCTGATGGGCATCGGCGTGGCCAGCGGGGAAAACCGTGCGGCAGAAGCGGCGAAAAAAGCTATTTCTAGCCCGTTGCTTGAAACGTCGATTGATGGGGCGCAAGGCGTGTTAATGAACATTACCGGCGGCACGAATTTAAGCCTTTATGAGGTGCAAGAAGCTGCCGATATTGTCGCATCTGCGGCTGACCAAGATGTTAATATGATTTTCGGCTCGGTCATTAATGAAGACTTAAAAGATGAAATTGTTGTAACGGTTATTGCGACTGGGTTTAATGAAAATGTGGCATCACAATCGCGCCCATCCCGCACTGGATTTGGCACGATTCCAAAAATCACGACGGCTCCTAAACGGGAAAAGCGCGAAGAACCTGTTCAAGATTATGCAGCGCTGCGTTCCTCGCAAGTCGAAGATCCGCTTGACATTCCTGCTTTTCTCCGCAATCGCAACCGCCGCCGCTAAGCGAAAGAGCGCGAATCTTTTACGGTTCGCGCTCTTTTTTTATTTCGTTGGGCGCCAACCGGCTTTTCGGGGCAGCAGGCCTCTTCGGTGGCCGAAGATAGTTGCCCGCGCGGTTAAGCGGCAGACGCTTTCCGTTTTTCTTGTTTCTTTGACAAAAGTTTCTGCTTTTCATCATCATAAATTGACAGACTTTCCAATAAGATGTACTATATACTATTTTCAGAAATTGTTTCGTGCTGTTGCAGGAGAAGGAGGCTGTTTCGTTGGCCGTTTATTTGGACGTCGTTTGGCTGTTAAACGTTTGTTTTGACAGTTTATTGCTTTGGCTGACAGCGATTATGTTAAAGCGGGCTGTCGTGTGGTGGCGGGTATTACTTGGAGCGTTCATTGGCGGATTACTTGTCGTTATGATGTTTACGCCATTTTCGCCGTATGTTCAGCATCCGGTAAGCAAAATCGTCTTCTCGCTCCTCATTGTTTTCGCGGCGTTTGGCTTTAAACGGATACGGTATTTTTTGGAAAACCTTTTTGCTTTTTATTTTGTGACATTTACGGTCGGAGGAGGGATGATTGCCGTTCATTATTTTTTACAACAGCAAATGAATATTCATAATGGCATGCTGATGACACATTCCCTCGGTGTCGGGGATCCGGTCAGTTGGACATTTGTTTTATTAGGATTTCCAGCATTATGGATATTTTCGCGGGCGCGCATCAACGGGATTCGCGAAAAAAAATTGCGATTTGAACACATTATCGACGTTCTTATTGTGTTTGATGGTGTCCCGATTCAGCTAAGAGGGCTTATCGATAGCGGAAACCAGCTTTATGACCCGCTGACCAAAACGCCCGTTATGATTGTGGAGATGGATAAAGTTAAAAAAGTGTTGCCGGAGGAATTAGTGGGCCATCTTCCGTTTGCAGCGTCGATGGATTGGCTCCATCAAGCGCAATTGGAAAAGTGGGCGCCTCGCCTTCGCATTGTTCCCTATCGTGTTGTCGGGAGCGAGCAGCGATTTTTAGTTGCGATTAAGCCGGACCGCATTATGCTGTGTTACGAGCAACAATGGCTGGAAGTGGAAAAAGGGCTCATCGGATTAAACGAAACTAACTTGTCTGGCGATGGAGAATATGAGTGTATTGTACATCCGAAAATGGTACAAATGGGAAAGCAAATCACCGCTTCATAAACTTGTTACTATATCATACTCATCATTTGCTAATTTAGAAGGGGGATTTTCATGAAAAAGTGGAAACTTCGCATCACTTATTTTTTGTATAAGTTGTTAAAAAAACTAGGAATAAAAATGGATGAATTGTATTATATCGGCGGGAGTGAGGCGCTGCCGCCGCCATTGACGAAAGAAGAAGAAGAAATGCTGATCGGAAAGCTTTCTGACGGGGATGAAACGGCAAGATCGCTTCTCATTGAGCGCAATTTGCGGCTTGTTGTCTATATTGCACGTAAATTCGAGAATACAGGAATCAACATCGAAGATTTGATTAGCATAGGAACGATCGGATTAATTAAAGCGGTAAACACGTTTAATCCGGAAAAAAAAATTAAATTGGCTACCTACGCTTCCCGCTGCATTGAAAATGAAATATTAATGCATTTGCGCCGGAATAATAAAGTCCGCGCGGAAGTATCGTTTGATGAACCGTTAAATATTGATTGGGACGGGAATGAACTGTTGCTGTCAGATGTGCTTGGAACAGAAGACGACGTGATCACAAAAGATTTGGAAGCAGACGTCGATAGGAATCTTTTATTTAATGCGTTGCGCCAGCTGAGCGACCGTGAAAAACAAATTATGGAACTTCGCTTTGGACTTTCTGGTGGAGAAGAAAAAACGCAAAAAGACGTTGCCGACTTGCTCGGCATATCGCAATCTTACATATCTCGGCTAGAAAAACGGATTATTAAGCGTCTTCGCAAAGAATTCAACAAAATGATGTAAAAATAACGGCGATGGTTTCATTGCCGTTTTTTATGTGCTTAAGACAAGCGTGCATATTTTTTCTTCCGGAGGAGATACTGAAAATTGACGATTCAGCATCTCCTGATGGGAGGGAAAGACTTGACAAGAAACAAAGTGGAGATTTGCGGAGTAGATACCTCAAAGCTGCCAGTGCTAAAAAATGAAGAAATGAGGGAACTGTTCAAGCGAATGCATGAAGGGGATTTAGAGGCAAGGGAAAAATTGGTGAATGGAAATTTACGCCTTGTATTAAGTGTGATTCAGCGGTTTAACAATCGCGGTGAGTTTGTGGATGATTTGTTTCAAGTTGGTTGTATCGGACTTATGAAATCCATTGATAATTTTGATTTAAGCCAAAATGTGAAATTTTCAACGTATGCGGTACCAATGATTATTGGGGAAATCCGCAGATATTTGCGTGACAACAATCCGATCCGCGTTTCCCGCTCGCTTCGTGATATTGCTTATAAAGCGCTGCAAGTGCGTGAAAAATTAATGGGGGAGGCGGCGAAAGAGCCGACGACCGAAGAAATTGCCAATGTGCTTGGCATTCCCCACGAAGAAGTGGTGTTTGCTTTAGATGCGATTCAAGATCCTGTTTCATTATTTGAACCGATTTATAACGATGGCGGCGATCCGATTTATGTGATGGACCAATTAAGCGATGAACGCAACGGCGACAGCCAGTGGATTGAAGAAATCGCCCTGAAAGAAGGGCTGTGCCGTCTGAATGAACGAGAAAAAATGATCATCCGCAAGCGTTTTTTTCAAGGAAAAACGCAAATGGAGGTTGCGGAAGAAATCGGAATTTCCCAAGCGCAAGTATCGCGGCTCGAAAAAGCAGCAATACGCCAAATGAACAAAAATATCCAAGTGTAAGAGCTGTTTGTTACGGCTCTTTTCTTTTTTTACATAAGCCACTAGACAAAATCATATAGTGATGATAAGAGAAAAAAGCGGGGGATGTTGAATGGTGAGAATTTCCGAATTTCAAACAAAGGACGTTGTCAACGTGGCAAACGGGAAAAAATTAGGGAACATCGGGGACATAGATATTGACTTAGAGACAGGGCAAATACAATCGCTGATCATCTTGGGGGCGGGAAAGGTGCTCGGCTTGTTTGGCAGGGAAGAGGAAACAGTGATTCCGTGGCAAAATATCGTCAAAGTCGGTGCGGATGTCATTTTAGTGCGCTTACATGAAAGTGAATAAATAAATAATGATTATCACGTTGAAGAAAACTATGATAAAATAGGAAAAAAAGTGATAAAAACCAACAAAAATATGAGGTTGACGAAGATGTTAGACATTTTTCAACAAGCGGGAGAAGAGATGCTGTTGTTGCACGGCCGCCGTTCGTTTCCTAATCTTGTCGCCGGATTTACGACGAAACACGGAGGCGTCAGCAAAGGAGCGTTTGCGACGTTCAATTTAGGGCTGCATGTTGGCGAT
Protein-coding regions in this window:
- the sigG gene encoding RNA polymerase sporulation sigma factor SigG yields the protein MTRNKVEICGVDTSKLPVLKNEEMRELFKRMHEGDLEAREKLVNGNLRLVLSVIQRFNNRGEFVDDLFQVGCIGLMKSIDNFDLSQNVKFSTYAVPMIIGEIRRYLRDNNPIRVSRSLRDIAYKALQVREKLMGEAAKEPTTEEIANVLGIPHEEVVFALDAIQDPVSLFEPIYNDGGDPIYVMDQLSDERNGDSQWIEEIALKEGLCRLNEREKMIIRKRFFQGKTQMEVAEEIGISQAQVSRLEKAAIRQMNKNIQV
- a CDS encoding YlmC/YmxH family sporulation protein, yielding MVRISEFQTKDVVNVANGKKLGNIGDIDIDLETGQIQSLIILGAGKVLGLFGREEETVIPWQNIVKVGADVILVRLHESE
- the sigE gene encoding RNA polymerase sporulation sigma factor SigE, yielding MKKWKLRITYFLYKLLKKLGIKMDELYYIGGSEALPPPLTKEEEEMLIGKLSDGDETARSLLIERNLRLVVYIARKFENTGINIEDLISIGTIGLIKAVNTFNPEKKIKLATYASRCIENEILMHLRRNNKVRAEVSFDEPLNIDWDGNELLLSDVLGTEDDVITKDLEADVDRNLLFNALRQLSDREKQIMELRFGLSGGEEKTQKDVADLLGISQSYISRLEKRIIKRLRKEFNKMM
- the spoIIGA gene encoding sigma-E processing peptidase SpoIIGA, whose amino-acid sequence is MAVYLDVVWLLNVCFDSLLLWLTAIMLKRAVVWWRVLLGAFIGGLLVVMMFTPFSPYVQHPVSKIVFSLLIVFAAFGFKRIRYFLENLFAFYFVTFTVGGGMIAVHYFLQQQMNIHNGMLMTHSLGVGDPVSWTFVLLGFPALWIFSRARINGIREKKLRFEHIIDVLIVFDGVPIQLRGLIDSGNQLYDPLTKTPVMIVEMDKVKKVLPEELVGHLPFAASMDWLHQAQLEKWAPRLRIVPYRVVGSEQRFLVAIKPDRIMLCYEQQWLEVEKGLIGLNETNLSGDGEYECIVHPKMVQMGKQITAS
- the ftsZ gene encoding cell division protein FtsZ, whose translation is MLEFDTTVDQLAKIKVIGVGGGGNNAVNRMIEHGVQGVEFIAVNTDAQALNLSKAPIKLQIGAKLTRGLGAGANPEVGKKAAEESKEQIEEALKGADMVFVTAGMGGGTGTGAAPVIAQIARELGALTVGVVTRPFTFEGRKRATQAANGIAAMKEAVDTLIVIPNDRLLEIVDKNTPMLEAFREADNVLRQGVQGISDLIAVPGLINLDFADVKTIMSNKGSALMGIGVASGENRAAEAAKKAISSPLLETSIDGAQGVLMNITGGTNLSLYEVQEAADIVASAADQDVNMIFGSVINEDLKDEIVVTVIATGFNENVASQSRPSRTGFGTIPKITTAPKREKREEPVQDYAALRSSQVEDPLDIPAFLRNRNRRR
- the ftsA gene encoding cell division protein FtsA, whose amino-acid sequence is MSSNEIVVSLDIGTSSVKVIIGEMLNESLNIIGVGNVKSEGLKKGAIVDIDKTVQSIKRAVEQAERMVGLTIRRVIVGVTGNHVQLQDCHGIVAVSSENREITDEDVARVMDAAQVVSIPPDREIIGVIPRQFIVDGLDGINDPRGMLGVRLEMEGTIITGAKTILHNLLRCVERAGLEISDICLQPLAAGSIALSDDEKNLGVALVDIGGGSTTVAIFEQGFLQATSVLPVGGDHITKDLSIGLRTSTEDAEKIKLKHGHAFYDLASDEEVFDVPVIGTDQHQQFSQLEIADIIEARLEEIFQMVQQEIRKLGFRDLPGGYVLTGGVANMPGILELAHVVLGSSVRIAMPDYIGVRDPQYTTGVGLIKFAYRQAALQGKSVPVAAAVMEPMEKRPQKQQQPKQKKKEATFGKKVKKFFGYFFE